The Archangium primigenium genomic interval TGGGCCTCCTTCGGATCGAAGGGCGCCTCGGCGTAGTGCGGCGAGAGGTAGCGCGCGAAGTACCAGCAGGAGTCGACGAAGGTGTCCATCGTCTCCGTCTCGCGGCGCGCGGGGCCGTTGCACGTGGGACACGTGGCGTTGACGAACCCGGGCACCTTGGCCAGCGGGGGCTCGCCCTTGCCCGTGAGCACCGCCTGGGTGTCGATCTCCGGCAGGCGCACCGGCAGCTGCTCGATCGGCACGGCCTGGCCCTTGCGCTCGGGGTCGCACGCCTCGCAGTAGACGATGGGGATGGGGGTGCCCCAGTAGCGCTGGCGGCTGAAGCCCCAGTCCTTCTGGCGGTACGTCACCTTGGGCTCGCCCTTGCCCTGGGCCTGGAGGAAGGCGCCCATCTTCTTGCGCGCCTCGGCGGAGGTGAGGCCCGAGTACTCGCCCGAGTCCGCCAGCACGCCGTCCTCGGTGGCCGCGGACTCCAGCGCGTCGCCCGCGGGAAGTTTGTCACCCTGGGCGGGCTGCACCACCCCGCGCACGGGCAGCGCGTACTTGCGCGCGAACTCGAAGTCGCGCGCGTCGTGCGCCGGCACGCTCATCACCGCGCCCGTGCCGTAGTCGGACAGCACGAAGTTGGCGATCCAGATGGGCACCGGCTGGCCCGTGAAGGGGTTGAGCGCGTGGGCGCCCGTGAACACGCCTTCCTTGGTGGCGCCCTCGTCCGTGCGCTCCGTCTTGGAGGTGGCCGCCATCTTCTTCACGAAGGCGTCCACCTCGGCGCGCTGCGCGGGCGTGGTGATGCGCGAGACGAGCTTGTGGTCCGGCGCGAGCACCACGTAGGTGCAGCCGAAGATGGTGTCCACGCGCGTGGTGAACACGCGCAGGCGCTCGTCCGAGCCCTGCACGGTGAAGTCGGCCTCCACGCCCTCGGAGCGGCCGATCCAGTTGCGCTGCATGGAGGTGATGCGCTCGGGCCACTCCTTGAGCTGGTCCAGGCCGTCGAGCAGGTCCTGCGAGTAGCGGGTGATCCGGAATGCCCACTCGGGCATTTCCTTGTCGAGCACCGGCGAATCACAGCGCTCGCACACGCCGTCCTTCACCTGCTCGTTGGCGATGACCGTGAGACAGCCCGTGCACCAGTTCACCTTGCTGAAGCGGCGATAGACGAGCCCCCGCTGGAGCATCTGGATGAAGAACCACTGGTTCCAGCGGTAGTACTCGGGCTCGCTGGTGTTCACCTCGCGCGACCAGTCGTAGCTGTAGCCCAGCGAGTGGATCTCCTTCTTGAAGGAGTCGATGTTCTCGCGGGTGCGCACCGCTGGGTGCACGCCGTCCTTGATGGCCGCGTTCTCCGCCGGCAGGCCGAAGGCGTCCCAGCCCATGGGGTGCAGCACGTCAAAGCCGCGCATCTTGAAGAAGCGCGCGTAGACGTCCCCGATGAGGTAGTTGCGCACGTGCCCCATGTGCATCTTCCCGCTGGGGTACGGCAGCATCTCGAGGATGTACTTCTTGGGGGCTCCGGGGCGCGTGCCGGCGCGGAACACGCCCGCCTCGCTCCACCGCTGCTGCCACTTCGACTCGATTGCCTGCGGCTCGTAACGCTCGTTCATGGCCATGACGGCCCGCGTCTTACGTGGGGGACGGGCCCCCGGCAACCCCCTAATCCAGCCGCAGCAGGCCCTTCACCGTGTCCTGTACCACCTTGGACTGTACCGGCTTGACCAGGTAGGCGCTCGCCCCCAGGGCCATGGCCCGCGCCCGATCCTCGGTGGCCGACTCGGTGGTGATGACCACGATGGGCACCGTGCGGTACG includes:
- the leuS gene encoding leucine--tRNA ligase; translation: MAMNERYEPQAIESKWQQRWSEAGVFRAGTRPGAPKKYILEMLPYPSGKMHMGHVRNYLIGDVYARFFKMRGFDVLHPMGWDAFGLPAENAAIKDGVHPAVRTRENIDSFKKEIHSLGYSYDWSREVNTSEPEYYRWNQWFFIQMLQRGLVYRRFSKVNWCTGCLTVIANEQVKDGVCERCDSPVLDKEMPEWAFRITRYSQDLLDGLDQLKEWPERITSMQRNWIGRSEGVEADFTVQGSDERLRVFTTRVDTIFGCTYVVLAPDHKLVSRITTPAQRAEVDAFVKKMAATSKTERTDEGATKEGVFTGAHALNPFTGQPVPIWIANFVLSDYGTGAVMSVPAHDARDFEFARKYALPVRGVVQPAQGDKLPAGDALESAATEDGVLADSGEYSGLTSAEARKKMGAFLQAQGKGEPKVTYRQKDWGFSRQRYWGTPIPIVYCEACDPERKGQAVPIEQLPVRLPEIDTQAVLTGKGEPPLAKVPGFVNATCPTCNGPARRETETMDTFVDSCWYFARYLSPHYAEAPFDPKEAQRWLPVDVYVGGPEHAVMHLLYFRFWTRVMKLLGLSPVDEPVTRLVTQGIVNGPDGRKMSKRWGNVVAPSSIVQKYGADTARAYVMFAGPPERDFDWSDDQVEGAFRFLKRVWVLAQQHQGTAGTTHEGAFEGKALEIRRAAHKCLKRVGEAIDRLSFNTAIAGCMEYVNALYALGTPESVAEKAAMAEAVKVLTVVLTPFTPHLADEIAEAYGAKDFVVNQGWLEFDPALVVDDVIPYAVQVNGKLRAEVRVAADAGEADVRAAAEADERVKAALAGKTLRKFVFVPKRLVNFVVG